In Pyrodictium occultum, the genomic window CCATGAGCTCCTCTAGGTCCTCCTCCCCCGCAGCCTCCACGGCCTCCCCGGGGCCTGCCGCGGGCCCCGCCTCCTGCTCCGCCGGCCGCGCGGCGGCCTCCCCGGGGGCGGGCTGGGGGCCGCCGGCCCCCTCTCCACGCCCGACCCCCGCGAGAACGGCCCGGAGCCTCTCCAGGCCCCCGGGCACGACGGCCTCCGGCCTCTCCTCGGCATCCACTGCCACCTGGTGCTCGGTCAGCTCTATAATCTCCACCACGCCCCGCCTATCATCCGCGCGCCTGGCCAGGAGCTCTAGGCACTCCTCTCCAGCGGCCACGGCGCCGCCCGGGGCGGCGGCTATGCACGCCAGCAGGCTAGGCGAGGCCTCCAGGTAGACCTGGAGCCCCTCTGGCGTGTAGTAGACGAGCCTCAGCCCCTCTTTCCCGAGCCCGCCGAGGGCCTCCGCGATGGCTTCCCTCAGCGTGCTGGGCCCGAGCTGTATGAATCCCCTGGTCCTCCCTCTCGAGACGAACATAGCCGAGGAGCCTCGGTGAGGTCCCGCCTACTCCTAAGCGTGACTATACGAGGGGCTACGCCTAGCCCCGAGGAGGGCGGCCACGTGGCGCGCTAATATAGGCTCGCCGTGGGGGCTCGAGGAGCATCCCCAAGACGGCCCTCCTCGGGGCAGCCGGGGCGGCTACGGCTAGTGCACCACCTCGACGCCCAGGATCTCGCTCACCCTGCCAGAGCGCTCTATGATGGCCGTGTCGAAGGTAGCTATGGAGAGGCAGCCGAGCGACAGCGCGGCCAGGAGGTGGAGCAGGCTGCCAAGCCTAAGCCGGATGAGCCCCCCGTAGAGCTGGGCCTCCCGCACAATTCTGTTGTAGTCCGGGTCCCTTACCTCGGCCCCCGCGCGGCGTATAGCGTAGTCTGCTAGCGCGTAAACCCCCTCAAGGCCCAGGCCGGGCCTCCTGGAGGCGATTAGCGCGACAAGCTCCGCCCGGGCCAGGTGGGAGGATACGAGGGCCCTGCCACCCCTCCGGAACTCCTCAAGCAGCTCCAGGGCGCGCTCGCGGAAAGCACCGTGCTCCTGGGCTAAGGCGAGCAGGAAGGTTGTGTCAAGGTAGATGCAGTCCCTCAAGTGGGGTAGTCACCCTCTCTCCCGCTCAGCGGCAGCCTCCAGGGGCTTGGGGGGCTCGACCGGGGGCCCGCCCTCCCTCATGTAGCGCTCCACGAGCCTCCTCGACTCCTCGAGCGCCCTGACAACGTCTACCAGGTGGACGGCGCCTGAGACCGCTATAATCCTCTCCGCGTGCTCCCGGCTACCCGCTACCCCGTGCTCGACGAGCCTGAGCGCAAGCCTCCGTATAAGCCGTTGAAGCCCATCGCCGCCGGCCATGCAGCCAGGCCCCCCGGGCTGCTCCGCTAGCTGAGCAGCAGCGCGAACACCGTGGCCAGGGGGACTATCCCGGCCAGGGCGGCTGCCGTCATGTCGGCGCCCAGCAGGTAGGCTGACGCGAAGTAGATGACTGCTACCGAGGAGCCTATAATCACCTTGAGCATGGTCTTAAGCCTTCTCAGAGAGTTGGGGCCAGCGGTGATGGGGGCTGCCGCGGCCCTCTCAGCCTCTGCGGGGGCTGCAGCCTCTTCGGCCACCTTCTCCCCTACAGAGGGCTCCGCAGCGGCTTTCACAGCCTCCACCCGTGACACCGAGAGGCTGAGCATGGTGCCGCAGTTGGGGCAGGGCTTCCTGTTGAGCACGTGGCCGCAGAAGGGGCAGACGGGCTGTGTAAAGGGTGTAGTGTGCCCGCAGCTAGGGCACGTGGCTGTGTAGACGTCGAGCACTACCCCGCAGGAGGGGCACCGGAGGGGTTTGCCCTCCACAAGCCTGCGGACCGGGTCGAGGAGGGAGGACACCCCCGGGTACTCGCCGAGCGCTATGAACGTGAAGCCCCCTCCCACGTCCGCCACGAGGACAGCTCTGCCCTTGTACTCGCCGAGCGCTACCCTCGCTGCTATCTCGCCCCCGGGGATACGCTGGCGGAACGCCTGGAGGTAGGCCGAGGCAATAGCCGCCAGCTCGTCCGCAGCCGCCTCGTAGTCCGGGTTCCTAGCGTTGACGGCGTAGGTGAAGCCCTCGTACGCGGCCACAGTGACATCTATGCCGTCGACGGAGGAGGCCAACGCTATAAGCCTTGTGAGAACCTCCTCCGGCGACTCCGCTTTGGCCCTCTCCTGCGCTGGCACGGACAAGGAGCCCGGCTCCCTAGCTTGGTGCACATGCCTTGGCTTTTTAAATTGCTTAGCCCCGGCAATGGGCTAGTCCCACGCCTCCACAGCCAGAACCATGGTAGCCCCGTCAATTCAGCCACACAGTTAATCGTAAAATACATGTTGCCGTGGGCCGCCGCTTAGAAACGCGGCTGCAGCGCCGCCAGAGGGGTGGCCCCGAGATGCCCCAGAGACCGCTTACAGCCGGGAACGGCGGCTCAGGAATGCGGCTCCGGCCCTTCGCCGTCCTGGCCGCGCTGGCTGCCCTGGCCTCTCTGGCGGCGCTTGCAAGCATGCTCTCCCCCGACAAGCCCGGGCCCAGCGTGCTGCTGACAACAGTCGTCCAGCCCTCGGGAGGGGTGCTAGTAGACGTCCGGCCCAGCGTCCGCCTCCCGGGCGCAGCCCAGAGCGCCAGGGTGGATAGGTGGCTCACGCTCCTCTGCCGGAACAGCAGCACGGGCACAGTGGGCCTACGGGTGCAGCTCGCCGACAGGGACGTCGTGGAGGCCAGGCTTGACGGGCTTAGCATCGTCCTTAAGGGGCCCCGGGGAGAGAGGCTTGGCGTGCTAGACGCCCTTCACCCGGCCCTGGATGTAAACATCTCCTGCGGCCCGGGCGGCCTAGCCTGGGTGGACGCCCTCGTGGAGTACAGGCTCCGGGGTAGCCCGGGCGACGGGGGCGAGGTGCCGGTGGTACTGGCTGTTAGCGTGTACAAGGCCCGGGAGCCCGGGGAGTAGGCGGCCCAGGCGCGCCGGCGCTCCCGCAGGCCTCGCTAGCCCCATACCGGATGATTAACAAGGTTAATAAGGAGAATGCGCGGGGACGCGTGGGGGAAGGTCCCAGCAGGCCCGCTGCAGGGGCCGCTAAAGCCCTGGGGAGCGTTGACGGGCCTTGCCGACAGGCTCCGTGACGCCTGGCCCGCTGCTAGGCGGCGGCCCGGGCGAGCCTCTAGTGGTCCCCCTCGACGCGGAGAGCATACACTCGCTCATAAGCGACTTCAAGCGTGTGCTCTCCAGGATAGAACTTGTGGAGGAGGTCGGCGACGGGTACGTCGTTCTCCGTGTCCCCCGGCGCTTCGGCATCCTGAGGCTCGGCTCCAGGCCTATGCGGCTGGACATGCACGTCTATAGGCTCGAGAACGCGCTGGTGGTCCTCCTGGGCCGCGGCGCCGACTCCCTGGTCCTGGTGGTAAGTATAGCTGATGTGGGCGAGGGCGTGCACATAGTTGTCAGCGGCGGTGGCAGCGGCAGGCTATCCCCGGCGGCGGGTAGCCTGGTTAGGGGCGTGAGGGAGGCTATAGCGGGTGTAGTCGAGGAGGCCTGGCCCACGGTGAGCCTCTCCGGCGCCGACGACGAGCTGGCCGCTGCGGGCGTGCAGGACGCGGCGCTGGTGTTCTATGACAGCTTCACCCCCGTGAAGAACGTGCTCGTCGAGGCGGCGTACCGTGTCATAGCCGCCCTGGGCCCCGGCGAGTACCTGGCGGAGATACAGGGTATGCTCCACGAGTACTACTACCTCGCCCGCCTGGTCATCCGCGGCCGCAGCGTGACCGGCGTCTACGCCGAGATGGACGGGCACAGCGTCCGGGGCGAGGACGCGCTGAAGACCGCGTGGAAGCCCCCAAGCCACCGCGTCCGCCTACTCGCCTGGGCCCTCGGAGGCCAGCGCCATAGGGTGAGGGTCAACGCCCCCCAGCCGGTCTACGAGGAGGGGCGGCACGCGGTCTACAGGCTGTGGCCCGGCGGGCGCCCCGAGTACGGCGGGCTGACAGTCTCCACGTACATCGTAGGCGACGGCTACGAGTACGCCGTGGTGGACCCGGCGGGGCCCGCGGAGTGGAGCCAGGCTGTACGCGGCCTCGTCGGCGACATGGAGCAGCTGCGCCTCATAGTGGCCGGGGATGCGAGCGCATCCACCTACCCCCTGCTTAGGGAGCTCTACGCCGCCTCCCCCGCCCAGGTGCTGGCCCCGCCCTACGCCTGGGCCCAGCTAGCAGGCCTCCTAGACCAGCCGGACCGCGTGTCGGCCGTACCCCTAACCGGGGGCCGCGTCAGGCTGGGGCGGAGCGAGCTACACGTAATACCGGCCAGCTGCTGCGGCGGCATGCTGTCCCTCTACGACCAGGCCTCGAGGACGCTCTTCACAGGCCCCGTGCTGGGCTTCCTGCTTCCACCCGGCCTGCCCTACGCCGGGGACCCCGTGCTCCGGCGTGCCCTCCGCGCCTACCTGCGGAGCACGCTCACGCCCCAGGCCCTGGGCCGCTGGCTGAAGACGGTCCAGGGCCTGGAGGTTGAGAGGCTGGCCCCGCGCTACGGCCCCCTCGTTGAAGGAGTGGAGCGTGTAAAGTCGCTGCTCGGCGAGGCGGCGGAGCTCGTGGCGGAGGGTGAGGCGGAGTGAAGGGCCCGTACCTTGACCTCCGGGGATACCGTGGCTTCATCCCCTACAGGGAGCTGGAGAGGAGCATGGAGGGTGTGAGGGAGCTGCGGCTCGCGGTAGACCCCGAGGCGGTGCCCCTCGTGGAGGCGTGGGCCCGGCTCCAGGGGCTCCAGGCGAGCCTGGCGGAGGACGGTACCCTGCGGCTGGCCAGGAGAGGTGACAAGCAGGGCGGCGCCAAGGAGAAGGTGGAGCGGGAGGCTGCTGCCCCGCCGCTCTGGGTCGACCATGGCTCCTGGGACAGCGAGCTCTCGAAGCGCCTATCTGATGCGGGCTACATAGTCAACACCGTCATCCAGGCCCCCGTCCTCTACCGGGGCCACCCCTCCGGCTTCAACTACGATAGGCTCCGGGGCCGCTCGGCCCTGCTCCGTGTAACCATGCCAGACAGCGACTACTTTCTGGCCGTTCGCGGCGGCAGGGTGGTGGCGGCCGCCCAGCTGGGGAAGCCCCTGAGCCCCCGCCAGGCGGAGACGCTGCTGGCCACGCTCCAGTCCAGCTCGGAGGCCCTCCTAACGGTCTACAATACATCCGTCTAGCGTGACGGCACGGAGCCCCTAGGCGCCTCCAGCTGCCTCCGCAGCCCCCCGGGCTGCCCGTAGGGGCCTCTCCCCGGCTCCAGGGCTTCTAGTGGACATAGGCTTTTATCCTACGGAACTTCCGCCTGCTGCATGGTGACGCTGGTGGCCCTCGCCAGGACGCTCCTGCTGCTCGCCATCCTGGCCGCGGCGCTCTATCTCCTCAAGCCCGTCCACGCCGCGGAGGCCGGGTCTAGCACCCCCCAGCCCTCGTGGAGCGTCATCCTGGGATACAGCGTCACCAGGCTAGCCTGGAACACCTCTAGCGACCACTTGTTAGTGGGCACTAGCGGCGGCGCCGTCCTGCTCGACCGGTCCGGCCACAAGGTGTGGGGGCTGCTGCCCAAGGAGCCGGTCTACGACGTGGCGTTCTCCCCCGACGGGAGGCTTGTGGCAGTGGCCGCTGGGAGGATATGGCACTACGTATACGTGCTCGACGCTGCCACCGGGAGGGAGGCCGCGAGGATATTCAGCATATGGGGCGACCTGGCGAGCGTCTGCTGGGTCTCCACCGGCTTCCTCGTCGCGGGGGAGTCGGGGAGGCCGAGGCTCCACCTCTACAAGCTGGTCCAGGGGCCGACGGGGTCCCTGGAGCCGCGCAGCCTGGCGGTGATAAGCCTAGGGGATGGGGACTATGGCGGCGTGGCCTCCATAGCCTGCATACCCGGGAAGGAGCAGGTGGTTGTAGGCATGCGCAACGGCTACATAGCCCTCGTCTCCCTCATTTCCGGCAAGCCCGTCTGGGTGTCGCCCAGCCTCGGGGGGCAGCTGGCCGGCATGGCTCTCGGCGGCGATGTTGTGGCGGCAGCCGTCATCGACAAGAGCCACGGTGTCTCAAGGCTCTACCTGCTATCGCTCGCTAGAGGGGAGGTTATGGCCTCCTATAGCGTCGAGACGCTTATCACCTCGATAGCGGTCACGGGCAACTACCTCATAGCGGGTGATCTAGGCGGCGACCTCTACCTCTTCCAGTACGGCCGAGGAGGCCTCGAGCTGGTAGACATAGACAGGGTCTCGCTTGCCCCGATAACAGCTATCGCGGTCAGCCCCGACGGCTCCCAGCTGGCCATAGGCGTGGAGAAGGGTGTCGTAGCCTCGTTCAACGCCGCCGACTTCATCTACGAGAGGCTTGCCAAGATAGTGTCTGGGGTGAGCACCGTCTACACCCTGATCAGCGTAGCCATTGATGATAGGCCCGTGGTGTTGTTCAGGACTGTCATAGACCTGCCGTCCGTGCTTTCGCTGAACGTGGGCAGCTATAATGTATCCTTCGACGCGGTCCTGGAGCAGGTTAGGCTGCCCTGCAACGTCGTGCTTGAGGTGAACGTGGTGGAGCTGAAGGAAATGGACACCAATATGACTGTAGCAACTATGCTGCTCGACAAGCCTCTAGAGATATCCTGCCACGGCATAAAATACGGCTACCAGGAGTCTAATGTGAGCGTCCATGGCCGGGCGGTGCTAGCCCTCTCCGAGACCAGTAGCCTGCGGCTCCTCGGCGACAGGGAGCATGTACTGGTTAGGCTGCAGGCAGCGCCCTACATCGCGGTGTACTACGGGGGCCGGCCCGGCAGGCTGGCCTCCGAGATAAGGGTGGATAACCTGGTCCCGGCCACAGTCATACTAGCCAAGTACTTCAGCCGCATCCAGGGCCTAGTGGCGCCGGCCCCCGGAGCAGCTACAAGGACGGTAACAACCACTGTCACCACTACCGTGACGAGGACGGTGACCACGACCCCGGCTGGAGCCTGCGGGGGTGCAGCCACGCCTCCGGCCAGCTCGGCCTCCAGGGGGCCCGCGGCCAGCGCGGCCACCAGCGCCGCCGGGGGAGCCTGGTCCGGCAGCAGGCTGGCCGCGGCAGGGATCGTGGCGGCCCTGACGGCTATAGGCCTTCTCATGCTCGTAGCGGGTCATAGGAGGAGGGGCGGCAGGAGAGGCGGCGCCGCTTAGGCTTTTCGGAGGCCGGTCCGTGTCCGCCCCTACATTCCTCTACGCGCCTGGCAGCGCCATGGCTCGCTGCGGCGGCCCCGCGCCATGGGCGACGCGTATTTAGTGTCGGCACGGCCCTGGAGGGATTGAGAGGGCGGGGTTATAGACCTTGGCCCCTGTTAAGAGGAGCGCGGTGCTCGACGTAGCCGCCCCCTGCGACCGGGTTATACGGCTGCTATCCTCCCGCGACCCCTCCTCCTTCCTGGCGGGCGCGGCCAGGCTCAGCGGCCAGGGAGAGAAGCGCGGCGTGAAGGTGCTTACCTTCGCCTCCGCCAGGTACGGCAGCCTGCGGGTGGAGGCCGAGGAGAGGGTCGAGGCTGACCGCCTGGAGCTGCTCCTCCGGGGCGACCTCCACGGCTCCGTGCGGGTTGTCGGGGTCAGCAAGGGCAGCGGGTGCCGCCTCTACCTCGAGGCTGAGGGGGAGGGTAAGCTCGTCGAGGAGTACGGCGGTGACGCCCTCTCGCGCGTAATAAACCGTATAATGGTCACGCTGGTCAGCGTGTTCCCCGCCACTCTGCAGCCCCGGGTCTCCGGGGGCAGGCTCGGGGACTACTTCATCGAGCTCCTGGAGCTCATAAACCTCGCCCAGGGGGGTAGCGCGAGGATCCAGGGCAGGCTACGCAGTATAGCAGTGGACCTCAGCCGCGGGGTCGTGATAAACTCGGAGGGGCTGGGCGAGGAGGAGGCTAGCACGATAGCGAGGGCCCTCTCCGACGCCTACTCTAGGCTTGTTGAGGCCCTGGGTATTCTCGGTGATGGCGAGGTTTCACGCCTCGTAGTATCGGGTGACAAAAGCCTTATAGTGGCCAATGTAGCGGGTAAAATATCTGTGGCCACCGTGCTGCAGCAGGGTGGCGGAGAGGAGGCCGGCGCCTCCGGCTCCGGGGCGTCGTAGAGGCTGATGCCCCAGTCTCCCAGCCGCCCTTGGAGGCTGATGAGCTTGTCAAAGCCGTTTGTTATGAGGCTGCTGCGTAGGCGCCCGCTCAGCTACACTGTCCTAGTCCTCTTCATACTAGACCGCTCCCTGAGCATGATGGAGCCCAAGACCTATGACTACCGCGGCAAGTGGTTCCACCTAGTGGACCTGGTTGAGGCTCTCCTACGCAGGCTGGGCCGCAGCAGGATGGCCCCCGCCTTCCGGGTCGGCTTCGTCTGGTTCAGCGACGACGTCGAGGTGGTTGAGTGGAACGGCGAGGTCTACTTCCCCGTCGCCCCGAGGAACGTGGCGCTCGACGTGTTCCGTAAGAGTGCGGAGAGGAACCGGCCCTACGGCATGACCGCCATGGCTGACGCGCTGGAGGCGGCGGCGTCCGTGGTCGAGCGGTATGTGGACCAGTTGACGCTGCCGCCGGAGAAGTATGGGACTCTCTTCCTCTTCACCGACGGCAGGGAGACCAGGAGAACGGTGGACGACGTGGTGGTGGCAGCGGAGAAGATAACCATGGAGCTGGCGGAGAGGATGAAGAAGCTCAACGAGAGGAACCGTATAGGCCTCGCAACCATAGCCCTCGGCCAGGACGCCGACAGGGAGACGCTGAGGGATATAGCGAGCTTCCTGCGTGAGGCGCAGCGCCGTGTCCTCGAGGACCGGGGGCTCCTGGACCTGGTGGACCCGCCCTACCACGAGAAGATGTTCATAGACGCGCCCGCCGATGACCGTATAACGCGCGAGTGGGAGGAGGCTGTGAGGAGGTTCGTGGAGAGGCTGAGCGAGACGGCTACGGTCTAGGCCTTCTAGGGTGTCAGCCCCCATGGCTAGGCTCAGCCTGGTTTTCCACAGCGGCTTCGTGGTGTCCACTGATAGCGATGAGTGGGAGCTGCTCGATAGCGGCGGCGAGGCCGACATATACCGGGCTAGGCTCCGGGGCGGGCAGAGCTACATAGTCAAGCTGTATACGCCCAAGTACACGGGGCTCGCCCGGCCGGTGGAGCGCATCGCTGAGATGCTTAGGAGGCTCACTAGGCTCCGCAGGAGGTGTGGGGGGTCGATACCCGAGAGCCTCTGGGCCCGCGGCCTCCCCGTAGCCGTGGGAGCCCTCGAGGACAGGGCCGTGCTAGTGTTCCGGGAGGTGGAGGACTTCACTACGGTATCCGAGCTGGTGAACAACCCGGAGCTGCTGGGGGAGTACCTCGAGAGGCACAGCCTGGAGGAGAGGAGGCGGTTCGCCCGCGAGGTGCTGCGGGGCCTCGCCTGCCTAGACGCGGCCGACATAGTCCATGTCGACGCTACGACGCCCAACGCGGCCTACGGCAGGGTCGGGGAGACTAGAGGGGTATTCCTCTACGACTACGAGACGGCGGGCATTATAGGCTCCGAGGACTACCCCCTCACCGTTCTCCCCGCCCGCGACGCCAACCTCCTCCCCGTGGAGGTGCTGGCCGAGGCCGGGGTTGAGATACAGCCCCCGGACCCGGGCGAGCTGCCCATACCCCTCCAGCCCTCCCGGCTCCCCAGGCCCATCCTCTCCTGGATAGCCTGGACCCCGACCTGGTACGGCCTGCAGCTGGTGGCGCTGGTCTACAGCGGCCTCAGTCCCTTCCACGGCCTCCCCGTGCTGAGCAGCAGCTACTGGCTAGAGATAGTGGAGGCCGAGGCCGCGCAGGGCTACCCGGGCGGCTGGCCCCCGCTGAGCATGGTGGACCAGGGCTACCTGGACCAGACCGAGTACCTGGAGCTGAGCAAGCTGTGGAGAAGCCTTGGCGAGGACGTGGTGGAGGCGATGTACCACGTCTTCATCGTCGACCCGGGCGAGCGGCGGGGCATGCCGAGCTACCCACTCTCGTCAATATTCTAGCCCCCGGGCGGCCCCGCAGCCTCTCATGGAGCTGCCGCCCCGCCCGCCAGGGGTAGAGATTAGTAGGACGGACCACAGTCAAGCCCATACTGTGGAGGGAGTCCCGCCCCGGCTGCCAATGAGGGAGGGCTGGCCGGTATAGGGGTGCCCTAGAGCCTTGAACCACCGCTCAGCAGCCCTCGCCCTGGCCGCCCTCGCCGCCTCGGCTGCCGCCCTCGCCCTGCTAGCAGGCTTCGCCACCACCCAGAGCCCGCTGAGCAGCTTCTACGCGGTGGGCTGCGCGCAGGCGCCCAACGAGCCCATAAGCCTCCAGCAGCTCGGCAGCATAACCATAGCCCCAGCCTCCGGGGCCGAGGGCTCTCTCGAGGAGCCCGAGTGGCTCAAGATAACAAGGCACAGTGATGTCGACTATGTGAAGCTGGAGCTGAGCCTGGAGAACGCGGATCAGCTGCGCCGGCTCCTAGACTACCTAAGCATAGAGGTTAGGGAGGCATACCAGGTCTTCGAGGGCAACGTGACGACGGATCAGCCGTACTGTAAGAGGGCTCCTCAGGATGAGTGGCCGCACCTCTCCTGGGCCATAGACGGCCACGGGAAGGATATAGCCGAGAAGCTTAAGCACGTCCTGCGGGGCCACGTGCAGAAGGGAATAGACGTCGATGCCGCGGTGCAGGACATACTCAGCAGAGTCTCCTACGCCACCATAACCCTAGCCTACCGCAACTACACCTACAACGGCACCCTATACCTGGCCCCGGGCAACGGCACAGCAATCAACGAGACCCTCCACGAGATAGCCCGCCACCTGGTCCGGGGAAGCGGGATAGTGGTCCACACGCCCTACGCTGACGGTAGAGGCTTCCACCACGTAGTGATTGAGGCCGACACGCAGCCCCCAACACTGTTCTTCGACTCCGCGGATTACGGCATAATAGTGGGCAACGGTACGAGCGGCCACAGGCCCGCGTCCGCTCTCAACTTCACCCTGCGGCTAGACTTCTACGATAGCTCCGGCAACTGGCTGTTCGCCATATGGTGGGACACGATCTACTACAGCTATGCCGGCGGCCGCTTTAACAACTGGGCCTCGTACGAGTATCTCAGCGTCGCCCGGCCGGTCCTCAAGCTGGGCAACGTTAGGGCCGTGCTCAGCCTGGGTAAGCCCAGCGCAGTGGTCGCTGTGGACGGGGACTCCTGGCTCTACGATGGAGGCCGGGCGGCGGTCCTGGGCGCCCGGGTGTACTACGAGGCTAGGGAGGGCGTGCTCTTCGACAGCGTGCCCCTGGTGATCAACGCCAGGGTGGTTGAGACGGGCTAGCCTCCTGGGCGCCTAGCCTCTCTCCACCCCCGCGTCCAGGGTCTCCGTCCTCGCCGGCCTGAGAATGCATCCACGC contains:
- a CDS encoding VWA domain-containing protein, with the translated sequence MSKPFVMRLLRRRPLSYTVLVLFILDRSLSMMEPKTYDYRGKWFHLVDLVEALLRRLGRSRMAPAFRVGFVWFSDDVEVVEWNGEVYFPVAPRNVALDVFRKSAERNRPYGMTAMADALEAAASVVERYVDQLTLPPEKYGTLFLFTDGRETRRTVDDVVVAAEKITMELAERMKKLNERNRIGLATIALGQDADRETLRDIASFLREAQRRVLEDRGLLDLVDPPYHEKMFIDAPADDRITREWEEAVRRFVERLSETATV
- a CDS encoding WD40 repeat domain-containing protein codes for the protein MVTLVALARTLLLLAILAAALYLLKPVHAAEAGSSTPQPSWSVILGYSVTRLAWNTSSDHLLVGTSGGAVLLDRSGHKVWGLLPKEPVYDVAFSPDGRLVAVAAGRIWHYVYVLDAATGREAARIFSIWGDLASVCWVSTGFLVAGESGRPRLHLYKLVQGPTGSLEPRSLAVISLGDGDYGGVASIACIPGKEQVVVGMRNGYIALVSLISGKPVWVSPSLGGQLAGMALGGDVVAAAVIDKSHGVSRLYLLSLARGEVMASYSVETLITSIAVTGNYLIAGDLGGDLYLFQYGRGGLELVDIDRVSLAPITAIAVSPDGSQLAIGVEKGVVASFNAADFIYERLAKIVSGVSTVYTLISVAIDDRPVVLFRTVIDLPSVLSLNVGSYNVSFDAVLEQVRLPCNVVLEVNVVELKEMDTNMTVATMLLDKPLEISCHGIKYGYQESNVSVHGRAVLALSETSSLRLLGDREHVLVRLQAAPYIAVYYGGRPGRLASEIRVDNLVPATVILAKYFSRIQGLVAPAPGAATRTVTTTVTTTVTRTVTTTPAGACGGAATPPASSASRGPAASAATSAAGGAWSGSRLAAAGIVAALTAIGLLMLVAGHRRRGGRRGGAA
- a CDS encoding PIN domain-containing protein, translated to MRDCIYLDTTFLLALAQEHGAFRERALELLEEFRRGGRALVSSHLARAELVALIASRRPGLGLEGVYALADYAIRRAGAEVRDPDYNRIVREAQLYGGLIRLRLGSLLHLLAALSLGCLSIATFDTAIIERSGRVSEILGVEVVH